Within Verrucomicrobiota bacterium, the genomic segment GGTAAGTGCTTCGGAGTGCATGTGCTCGATTCAATGACTCAGGACCCTGTCGCAAAAAGGTTTTTTGAATCATGGGGTCAGGATCTCATGTGGAACCTGCCCTGGCTGAATGTCTTCTTGCTGGCCATTGTCCTGCCCATTTCGGTAGGCATCCCACTCTGGCTGCAACATAAGTCCATGAAGGCCAAACTGAAAGCCCTGGCCAATGCCAGCCCGTTGCCAACGCTGGAATTTTGGCAGGCAATGGAAGCCGGGAACTATGCACGCGCTTGGGAAAAAACGGCTGCGTATTTTCAACGGGACATCAGCAAGGAGGAGTGGGTGAGCCGAATGGAGAAGATCCGTCGCCCCTTGGGTAAGACCGTGTCGCGCAAGCAGCTTACGCTTGGGTTCATCAATCCTGGGCGCCGCTTTGAACAAACTGTCTGCACCGTGTTTGAAAATGGGCGATCAGCGAAAGAAACGGTGTTTGCCGCCTTGCAACCGGAGGGCGAATGGAAAATTGAAAAGTACGATCTTTACCCGATTGACCCTCCGTCACCAGCGGCACAAAACGAACCGCCTGAAAAAATCACACGATTGGATGATGCTCCGACTCGTGATGATAATAAACAGACCGGGGCCTGGTGGCGACTGTTGTTGAGCGTCGTTGTTCAGATTATGGCGGCACTGCCGTTGGTGGCGTTCATGACCTTTATTGTTCCGAAGTTTGAGGTGATGGCGCGCGATTTTTCCGCGCGCTTGCCCGATGCCACGGTGTTGGCCGTGACTGCCGCGAACTTTGCCATCCGGTATGGGTGGCTCTTGTCGGCGGTGGCGATTTTGATGAGTTGGGCGATGTATCGCCGGGGCGGACGGAAGTGGCTGTGGCGTTGGACAGCCAGCGTTGCCGCAATCTTATTTGCCTGGTTTGTCGTGATCGTGGCAGTGGTGATCATTCCAATGATGGTTTACGGCCCGCAGGTGATCCACGGGAAACCGGCACGCGTTTCGGTTCCACCGATTGCCAACGTGAAACTCGCGCCGCGTCTGCAATTCCGTCTTGTCGCCGACGCTGGCGACACCGAGCCCGCCGACACGCTTGCCGATCCAAGCAGCAAGGAACTGTTGCGCGTTCGCAAGGGAATCCTGCTCGATGAATCCGCAGTTAGCAATGCGTCCTTGACGATCTCTCCCGACAACAAGGCGTCGGTGACGGTTGACTTCAACGAAGCTGGCGCAAAACGTTTCGCCGAAATCACTGGTGCAAACATTGGCAAACGGCTGGCAGTCGTCTTGGACGGCAAAGTGCTTGCCGCTCCAACCATTCGCTCGGTAATTCGCGATCAGGCTGTCATCACTGGTAACTTCACCGCCGCCGAGGTGGTCGAGACAATTGCCCGAGCGTTGAATTCAAAGGAGCAAACGCAGCCGCCGCCCGCTCCAGCTACTCATCGCTAAACAATCGTCCGAAAACCAGGGGCAGTAAGGCAAGGTGGCCTGTGCCTCAGTTCTGCCCGCCCTAATTTGTTGCCATGGTCATTCCCCGATTTTGGTAAACATTAAGCCTGTAACGATGGGGTGGTTTCCGGTAATACTCTCTTGGACACACAATGTCTCAGTCCACTGAAACACGAAAGCCGGAGCCGCTGTTTGTCACCACTCGCTGGTCGGTGGTGCTGGCCGCCCGGCGCACGCCTTCACCGGAATCGGCGGCGGCGATGGAAACCATTTGCCACGCCTATTGGTATCCCCTCTACGCTTACGCCCGGCGCTGTGGGCAATCCCCGGCCGACGCCCAGGACCTCACCCAGGAATTCTTCCGCCTGCTGCTGGAAAAGCGCTGGTTTGAGGATGTTGATCGGGAAAAGGGACGGCTGAGGTCATTTCTGGTCACTGCCATGAAACATTTCATGGCCAAAGAATGGCGCCGGGCCAATGCCCAACGGCGCGGCGGAGGAAGCACCCACGTCACCATAGACACCGCCATCGCCGAAGGCCGGTACGCCACCGAACCGGAAACCACCCTGGCCGCCGATGAAGTTTTCGACCGCCAGTGGGCGCTGTCCCTCCTTGATTTCACCATCGAACGATTGCAGGCGGAATACACCTCGACCGGGAGAGGCACAGATTTTGGCATCCTTAAGGACTGTCTTACGGCCTCCCATGGGACCATTGATTATGCCTCCATAGCCCGGCAACTTGCGACCACCGAAGGAGCCGCGCGCGTGGCGATCCACCGGCTGCGCAAACGGTTCCGGCAAATCTACCGCGAGGAAATCGCTCACACGATGCCAGATGGCGCGGAGGCGGAAGCGGAGATGCGGCATTTGGCCAACGCATTGGCCCGGACATAAAGATGCAATTGCCCGGTAACACTTTGCTGGAAACGGGTCAGTAATGAGCATGAACGAAATGCAGAAAACAGTTTGTCCGAAGTGCGGCGCGGCTCTCCCAGCCAACGCGCCCGCCGGGTTGTGTCCTCGCTGCCTCATGGCGATGAACCTGGCCACCCAGACGGTCTTGCTGGAAAACGAGGCTAAAGCACCCCAGATACCTGCGACTCTGCCACCTTCCCCCGCCGAACTTGCTCCACACTTCCCCCAGCTCGACATTCTCGAATGCCTGGGGCGCGGCGGCATGGGGGTGGTCTATAAGGCCCGGCAAAAGTCGCTTGACCGTTTCGTGGCGCTCAAGCTGCTCGCGCCCGAACGCGTGGGCGACCCGCAGTTCGCCGAACGATTTACACGCGAAGCGAAGGCGCTCGCCGCGCTGAATCACCCCAATATCGTCACCATCCATGATTTCGGCCAGGCGGGCGGTTTCTATTACCTGCTCATGGAATTCGTGGACGGCGTGAACCTGCGGCAGGCCATGAAAACCGCCCGGTTTACGCCGGAACAGGCCCTGGCCATCGTGCCACCCGTCTGCGAGGCCCTGCAATACGCCCACGAGCACGGCATTGTTCATCGCGACATCAAGCCGGAGAACCTGCTGCTGGACAAGACTGGGCGCGTGATGATCGCCGACTTCGGCGTCGCCAAGATGCTCAATGCCGAAAGCCCGGATGCCAGCTTCGTGGACAGCCAACCCGCCGGCACACCGCAATACATGGCACCCGAGCAAAAGGGCCGCCACCGCACCGATCATCGCGCCGACATCTATTCGCTGGGCGTCGTGCTCTACGAACTGCTCACTGGCGAACTGCCCGGCAAACCGCTCGAAGCGCCTTCTCGGAAGGTCGTCATTGACGTGCGGTTAGACGAGATCGTCCTGCGCGCCCTCGAGAACAAGCCCGAACTGCGCTATCAGACCGCTGGAGAGATGCGGACGCAGGTCGAGACCATTGTGACGACACCGCCGTCGGCAATTACTTCAAAATCCCCAGCAGGGACAGGCGGCGCACCCGTCCAAGAACAACCGAGCACGCCGCCGCGCTTCTCGCGCGTGGCCATTGTCGGCGCGTGCTTTGCGGCGCTGGGGCTTTTGATGGCAGCACCCGTGCTGTTTCAACCTCATGCTACGCCTATGTTGGGAGGAATGTGCTTGCTGTTCGTTCCCGCCGCAATTCTCGGCTGGATCGCCGTAGCGCAAATCCGCCGCTCGGCGGGAAAACTTTACGGGCTGTGGCTGGCGGTGTTCGAAGGGCTCCTGATTCCGCTGCTCGCGCTGGATCTGTGTGTGATCTGGAACGTGGGTTCTCGTGCCATGTCGGCGTTCACCTCCTGGCAGGCACCGGCCATCAGCCATTACGTCGTGAGGTCGGCTTCCGACTCAAACAAAACGTTCGATCTGATCACTCAGCTCAATGCATACAATTGGCTTCTAGGTGTCGAGTGGAATGTTTTTAATTGGGTCATATTAGGCGTCGCGATCCTTGTTGATTGGCTCATCATCCGCGCCGTCTGGCGCGCAGTGAACAAAGGCACCGCACCTGCGGCGAGCCAGACATGGCAATCCCCGACGATGGGTTGGGGCCATTTTATTGGCTACTTGCAGGGCATCACTTTCACGTCTCCTCTGGCATACAAGCTGGCCAACCTCTCTGCGCTTGGATTTCTCTGCTTCCTCGGCTTCATACCGCTGTCGGGATGGAAAGGTTTTTTTGGTTTCTCCGGGTTCTTCGG encodes:
- a CDS encoding protein kinase — encoded protein: MDTKKNCPGCRKPLENNAPDGLCPECLLQAGLGTGVDRGPDSQTGAPAASPAPSPPLAELAPHFPQLDILECLGRGGMGVVYKARQKSLDRFVALKLLAPERVGDPQFAERFTREAKALAALNHPNIVTIYDFGQAGGFYYLLMEFVDGVNLRQAMKAGRFTPEQALAVVPPVCEALQYAHNHGIVHRDIKPENLLLDKEGRVMIADFGIAKMLNAESGTGVPPVNTANTGGTPVPHSLAAGTPQYMAPEQQTTPQQVDNRADIYSLGVVLYEMLTGELPGKPLEPPSRKVQIDVRLDEVVLRALEKNPELRYQQASVFKTQVETIALSASADTFTASNQPYENQGLDYRSKATLWGLPWLHVTSGIDPKTGRARVAKGIIAIGGKAKGVFAFGGMATGVFASGGVAVGLFAFGGCAVGLVAFGGLALALALAIGGAAIAPLALGGGALGYLAFGGKCFGVHVLDSMTQDPVAKRFFESWGQDLMWNLPWLNVFLLAIVLPISVGIPLWLQHKSMKAKLKALANASPLPTLEFWQAMEAGNYARAWEKTAAYFQRDISKEEWVSRMEKIRRPLGKTVSRKQLTLGFINPGRRFEQTVCTVFENGRSAKETVFAALQPEGEWKIEKYDLYPIDPPSPAAQNEPPEKITRLDDAPTRDDNKQTGAWWRLLLSVVVQIMAALPLVAFMTFIVPKFEVMARDFSARLPDATVLAVTAANFAIRYGWLLSAVAILMSWAMYRRGGRKWLWRWTASVAAILFAWFVVIVAVVIIPMMVYGPQVIHGKPARVSVPPIANVKLAPRLQFRLVADAGDTEPADTLADPSSKELLRVRKGILLDESAVSNASLTISPDNKASVTVDFNEAGAKRFAEITGANIGKRLAVVLDGKVLAAPTIRSVIRDQAVITGNFTAAEVVETIARALNSKEQTQPPPAPATHR
- a CDS encoding sigma factor, with the protein product MSQSTETRKPEPLFVTTRWSVVLAARRTPSPESAAAMETICHAYWYPLYAYARRCGQSPADAQDLTQEFFRLLLEKRWFEDVDREKGRLRSFLVTAMKHFMAKEWRRANAQRRGGGSTHVTIDTAIAEGRYATEPETTLAADEVFDRQWALSLLDFTIERLQAEYTSTGRGTDFGILKDCLTASHGTIDYASIARQLATTEGAARVAIHRLRKRFRQIYREEIAHTMPDGAEAEAEMRHLANALART
- a CDS encoding serine/threonine-protein kinase, with the translated sequence MSMNEMQKTVCPKCGAALPANAPAGLCPRCLMAMNLATQTVLLENEAKAPQIPATLPPSPAELAPHFPQLDILECLGRGGMGVVYKARQKSLDRFVALKLLAPERVGDPQFAERFTREAKALAALNHPNIVTIHDFGQAGGFYYLLMEFVDGVNLRQAMKTARFTPEQALAIVPPVCEALQYAHEHGIVHRDIKPENLLLDKTGRVMIADFGVAKMLNAESPDASFVDSQPAGTPQYMAPEQKGRHRTDHRADIYSLGVVLYELLTGELPGKPLEAPSRKVVIDVRLDEIVLRALENKPELRYQTAGEMRTQVETIVTTPPSAITSKSPAGTGGAPVQEQPSTPPRFSRVAIVGACFAALGLLMAAPVLFQPHATPMLGGMCLLFVPAAILGWIAVAQIRRSAGKLYGLWLAVFEGLLIPLLALDLCVIWNVGSRAMSAFTSWQAPAISHYVVRSASDSNKTFDLITQLNAYNWLLGVEWNVFNWVILGVAILVDWLIIRAVWRAVNKGTAPAASQTWQSPTMGWGHFIGYLQGITFTSPLAYKLANLSALGFLCFLGFIPLSGWKGFFGFSGFFGLIGLSTLIEMVARSKARRSGSNNQQPPSALVLIRK